One Lasioglossum baleicum unplaced genomic scaffold, iyLasBale1 scaffold2797, whole genome shotgun sequence genomic region harbors:
- the Polr3h gene encoding RNA polymerase III subunit H, whose amino-acid sequence MFVLAELKDTVRIPPWEFKQKLNDAITNELNRKLANKVYLNIGLCIALHDITKIEESYIFPGDGASHTKVIFRFIVFRPFMEEILIGQIRSCSVDGVHVTLGFFEDIIIPPHKLQHPSRFDQMEQAWVWEYNTGDGEKHNLFMDAGETIRFRVVSETFTEALPTGPNVSGETEKSEAKNTSPYTLGGAIDEPGLGLLTWWENA is encoded by the exons ATGTTTGTCCTGGCGGAATTAAAGGATACAGTTAGAATTCCACCATGGGAGTTTAAACAAAAGTTAAATGATGCTATTACAAATGAACTGAACAGAAAATTAGCAAATAAG GTTTATCTTAATATTGGTCTTTGTATTGCTCTTCATGATATTACAAAAATCGAAGAATCATATATTTTTCCTGGCGATGGTGCATCTCATACCAAAGTAATATTTCGTTTCATTGTGTTCCGTCCATTTATGGAGGAAATATTAATAGGTCAAATACGAAGTTGTAGCGTTGATGGGGTCCATG TAACATTAGGATTTTTCGAAGATATCATAATACCACCTCATAAACTGCAACATCCATCTAGGTTTGATCAAATGGAACAAGCATGGGTATGGGAATACAATACAGGAGATGGTGAAAAGCATAATTTGTTTATGGATGCAG GAGAAACTATAAGATTCAGAGTGGTGAGTGAAACATTCACAGAGGCATTACCTACGGGACCAAATGTGTCTGGGGAGACTGAGAAATCTGAAGCTAAAAATACATCTCCATATACCTTAGGG ggTGCTATTGATGAGCCAGGTCTTGGATTGCTTACATGGTGGGAAAATGCCTAA